accttcgctagattgctccggtcactagtgtggataagtatgtaaatggatagggacagaaaagcaaacacaagatgtacgtggttcacccagattgactacgtccacggagtaaatgagttctcattaattgtgaagggtttacacaagtacataggttcaaactctcgtttagtgagtactagtgaatcatttagtacaaatgacattaggaaatattgtgagagaatgatctctatttatagaaaagagtttctagtttcattctgacattgacacgtgttgtgttgtgattggcttctgatgttgacacgtgtcgcgctatgattggcctcctggttggagggaaactcttctgggtccttgacggtataacgttgaccggtactcagtagtttcgagatttgtcaagtatggtacaaacatcaaTAATATAATGGGAAGAGACGACAAATTCGTTGAAAGCATAACACAATGAGAGGGTTTCTTTCCACAAAAAATGTCAGAATAAACCATTTAAGGTGTGAAGATAACTTGGCTGATCCTTTGACGAAAGGATTAGCACGAGAGAAAGTTTGGAAAACCTATAATGGAATGGGGTTAAAGCCTTTATTAAGTTGAGTCAATCGTGATGTTAACTTAACCTTTGGACTGGAGattcctagaaattggttcaatAGGTAATAACAAGTCATGGAGTGATATGAATTCATGCCATACTTATTACAGAAGTTGTCGTTAGACTCGAGTGGAGGCATGAAATCCTGTAGCATATTTAAATGATGAGTTATAATACTCTTAATGAAAACTATATTCTAGTTGAGTGGGATACCTAGCTATAAGAGTATCTTTGATAGTTTCACCTTTCTGATGGTGAAGGTGAGGCCGCCTACCATGAAGTTATGGGGCTAACTTTTAGCACTATCACTAAACTGGGATACAAGCACATGGCCGAATCGTGCTGGCTTCGAGCTTCACCTAAGAAGGGTTGTATGTGCTTTGTTATCAGAGTTTGAGTCCAAAACTAAGTGTTACTCATGTTGATCTGAAGCTTAGGCACTATGTAATGGTTCAAGTTACATAACACCATTATTTATGCAGACTCTACGATGATATACTCAAGGATCAAGCTTTAAATAACCAAGTGGGGGATTGTTGGgattttatgtttatttaaatttattagagttagtttttttattaactttggTTTCCTATTTTTAAGGAGAAAATCTTTTCTTAAACTGCaaggttttatttttatttgggagACCTATTCTTTCTCAACAAAGGGGCTTTACTCCCTTGTTTTGTGGCCAGATTTTGTGAGCGTCATCTGCTCAACTACTTCAACGTTAAAGTCTTGCAATTGTGTATAAATACTAGGGTTTTCTGCTATGTAAACCACTCTAAGAAAAACTAAGAAAAACTAGAAGAACTTTGAGTATAAGAGTGGTGAAAGCTTTGGATCTTCCTTAGTGCAAAGGAAGGTCTATACAGATGCGTTTTCTGGGCTATTTTATCCTGGGGACGTTGTGGTACTTTTGACTGCTTGCACAACTTGGGCAGAGCCGCGAAACGTCTTAAAGAAAGCGACATTGTCCGCAACTCCACCCAAGAGAAGTCTGCGCTATTTGTTTTCCTGGTAACCTCgttctttgttttgaatttgtgCAGTAccatcaacaatatatatatatatatatatatatatatatatatatatatattctttcttTAGTAAGCAACTCATTAATTAATTCACATGCCACTAGACTATCGATCATATCTGCAGTCTTGCAACACTACAAGAAAACTTGACAATATAGCCGCTGAATCAGTAATACTGATAACAGAATGACCCCTTTAGGTCAGGGTCTTCTTTCTCATCAAAATAGTTAATGAAATGACTAAACTATTAGTAACTTGGAAAAATCTCTATATTTAAGGATACCAATCTGATAAATTATATACCTAAAGCTAAAGGTATGATGATCATTTTAAAGTAGAGCAATATCCCATGAGTAAATAGAAATGAGTTAAACGGTTGACAACAATTCACACTCGCAGACGTTTGTTGCTAACACAGCTCTTTTTTCCTTATGAGGAGCAGTGACCTGAGATACAACTTTGGAGGAGCAACGTCGTCCATCGGCTGCAGTTTTGACAGTAAAATGAAGTTTTGCTGACGTTTATAGCCCTGACCATCCTTCGTGTCCAATTCAGAAATTACAGTCGCCCAATCAGATCATTCAAACGGCCACAAGGCCCACCCACCGGCCAATACCCCCATTCCCTCTCCCCCTCCTCTCGTCTGCTACCCTACTCTCGATATATGACTCCATTTATCCATgtattaatttttcaattttgtttgctGCAGAAAATTCAACTGCGAATCCACAGAGTTCATATGATCGAGACTCCAAGTAGTGCAACTGCGAGTGAGAGTGACCTCACGTCTCACTCCTCCTATGACTTTTGATCCAAGAGGATTAATTGACACTCAATCAAAATAAACCCACCAATAAACAGCTCGCAATTTATGTGCCTCAAAAAATGTGGCAAGAGATGTTGTTAGAGACTATGCATGACAATTTCCAAGAACCTTGTGCTTCCAATCAAAGCTCTCATGACCACTATGATAGCTGGGTTGACAACTACctgattaatttaattatggctTAATTAAACTTTGGATACTATTGTGTTTTTTCTCTTGGAGATGAGCTCATTTTCTCTTCGTGAATAACGTATCTTGACCGTACAAATTTCATACCGGAaacattcaatttcttaatctttatTTAAATATCACATttacaaaaaatcatttcaatcGGGAATCATTTAAtcatttaaatatataaaacaaatcGATGGTGTAGGTTCCAAGTAACAAACTCATGATGAACCTTCCATTTATTTGATGTGTTCGGATGATTACATGATGTCCAAttcgaatgattttttttatagaagtaATCTTCGAACGAATTTTATCAAATTGAATGGTTTAGATAGTTGGTTTTATTCAGTCAAGACATAGTGTTCACAAACTAGGGTCCCACATAGGGGGATTGTGCATCCGAGATAGAGGGGTGCAAGTATTATCCTTAaacttttaacaaaatatttgtagttttctagttttttttttttttttttattttgccaaCGGTAATTTTCTAGTTTCTATTTTAAGTCATTTAACTTTTGACAAATATTCAAACTTTTGATACGCTTTAAAAAATTGAAGTTAATAGATGTGGAGTGTAGGGAggatatatatacaaaaaagtTCCTTTCTTGGTTGCATTATATTGGCATTGCATATCCTTGGGCGCCGGTGAGAAGAGGGGAGTGTGCTCGAATCACTGGCACTTGAAGAAAAGCACATTATACAAGTACTCACGTACGTAGGTAAATGCCAGAACTCAAGAGAAACCAAACGGTCAGACTGCGAGCACGCAGAGACGGACGCAGTGACGAATCTGATGATGCATGacctacatatatatacatatcatcCTCCACAACTATCTCCCTCTTTAAAAATTTCACTTATTGGAAATTGAATCCTCTGCTGAGTCTGCCCTGCCTTGCCTTCTGACAATCTGACGTCTCTTTCTTCAAACTACATAAACTACTAAACCCTAAACAAGTATTACCACACTCTCctcctaaaaaaaataaaaataaaaaaaataaaaaagtttgtGATTAGTTTTGGAGTTAATGAACCTTAGAGAGTTAAAAGCCATTTACGAAACGGTAAAAACACTTAAGCATTAAGCGGTTAGTAACTTAAACCCGAAGAGCACTTAAGAGCATAAAGATAAACAAAGTTCAAAGGCAAATGAGAAAGACGGAAACACCCTCCTCATCACCTCTATTTATACTTGTACATCCCTTGCATCTACGCCAAAAAAACCAACCCATCATCCATCTATCCATCCCCATTCAATTTGAAGTCATTAGAGTGCTCTCTACGGGAGTATCTCCTTCTCTATCCtccctccttttctctctaaaaaacAGAGAATCGTTCCAAAACAGAAACAATCAGTCATCGCATACAAACGAAACAAAtacatttctttgtttttccgtAGTTGCAGTTCTCTGTTGTTGTTCATCAAACAATCATGTATAATCCAAACCCTTCATCCACAGCCACGAAAACAGAGCATCATCACCATCAGCCGCCGCAGCCCCACTTTTTCCTAGACTTCTTATCCTTACCAGAAGCTCCAAAGCCGCCTCCGCTGCCACATTTCACAAGTTCACTTGCTGTTTCGGACATAGTCGCCGAGACCAAGTCTCTGTTTCAGCTGGCCTTCCCAATCCTCCTCACCGCCCTCATTCTCTACTCCCGCTCAGTCGTCTCGATGCTCTTCCTTGGCCACCTCGGCGACCTCGAGCTCGCCGCTGGATCCCTCGCCATCGCATTCGCTAACATCACCGGCTACTCCGTCCTCTCCGGACTAGCCCTGGGCATGGAACCTCTCTGTTCCCAAGCCTTCGGTGCCCAACGTCCGAAGCTCCTCTCTTTGACCCTCCACCGCTCCGTCATCTTCCTCACCCTCGCATCGCTGCCCATTTCGCTCCTCTGGGTCAGCATGTCAGTAATCCTCTTGTACCTCCGCCAGGACCCAGATATCACCGCCGTGGCCCACACCTATCTCATCTTCTCCCTCCCTGACCTCTTCACAAACTCCCTCATTCACCCAATCCGCATATACCTTCGCGCGCAGGGAATCACCCACCCGCTCACGTTAGCATCCCTCGCCGGCGCGCTCTTCCACCTCCCGATGAACCTCCTGTTAGTCACTCGGCTCCAGCTCGGCGTGGCCGGAGTCGCGGCGGCTTCCGCCGCTTCCAATCTATTTGTTTTACTGGCCCTCGTGTCGTACGTGTGGGCCACAGGGATCCACGAGCCAACATGGACGAAGCCGAGCCGCGAGTGCCTGACAGGTTGGAAGCCACTGCTTCGGCTCGCCGCACCGAGCTGCGTTTCCGTGTGCTTGGAGTGGTGGTGGTATGAGATCATGATCGTCCTGTGTGGGCTCCTCGTGGACCCCAGAGCAACCGTCGCCTCGATGGGCGTGCTCATCCAAACGACGTCGCTGATATACGCGTTCCCGTCCTCCTTGAGCTTCGCGGTCTCGACGCGGGTCGGGAACGAGCTCGGGGCGAACCGGCCGCACAAGGCAAAGTTATCCTCTGCGGTGGCGGTCATGATTGCGTTCTTGATGGGCCTATCCGCGACGAGTTTGGCGTCTGGGATGCGGGGGAGCTGGGCTCGGATGTTCACCAGCGACGCGGAGATCGTGCGGCTGACGTCGGCGGCGCTGCCGATCCTAGGCCTGTGCGAACTTGGCAACTGCCCGCAGACAGTGGGTTGTGGGGTCCTCAGAGGCAGCGCACGTCCGTCCACCGCGGCTAACGTGAACCTCAGCGCATTCTATCTCGTGGGCATGCCCGTGGCTGTGGGACTCGGGTTCTGGGTAGGAATCGGGTTTTGTGGATTATGGATCGGGTTGCTGTCAGCCCAGGTTTGTTGTGCTGGGCTGATGTTGTATGTGGTTGGGACCACAGACTGGGATCTTCAAGCTAAGAGGGCCCAGTCGCTAACGTGCGCCGGGAGTGAAATCACAGTACCTGATTGTAAGGTTGTTGAGGAACAGCAGCCGTTGATTATTATTACGGTGCCTTCTTCTCGGTAATTTTCCAccagttttttttatataattacttctttctttctttttttctgtgaattatattgttattaattttttgggcTAGAGATTGGGATTTgcgtaaaataaaataattctaCAATTTTGTTTTCTCTTATTTATATGTGGATGCCAGTGGATTTTGCTttggagattatattcacacccTAAATTacttttttcacatcttttaaattttttaatatttttctat
Above is a window of Malus sylvestris chromosome 15, drMalSylv7.2, whole genome shotgun sequence DNA encoding:
- the LOC126605954 gene encoding protein DETOXIFICATION 51-like isoform X1, with the translated sequence MYNPNPSSTATKTEHHHHQPPQPHFFLDFLSLPEAPKPPPLPHFTSSLAVSDIVAETKSLFQLAFPILLTALILYSRSVVSMLFLGHLGDLELAAGSLAIAFANITGYSVLSGLALGMEPLCSQAFGAQRPKLLSLTLHRSVIFLTLASLPISLLWVSMSVILLYLRQDPDITAVAHTYLIFSLPDLFTNSLIHPIRIYLRAQGITHPLTLASLAGALFHLPMNLLLVTRLQLGVAGVAAASAASNLFVLLALVSYVWATGIHEPTWTKPSRECLTGWKPLLRLAAPSCVSVCLEWWWYEIMIVLCGLLVDPRATVASMGVLIQTTSLIYAFPSSLSFAVSTRVGNELGANRPHKAKLSSAVAVMIAFLMGLSATSLASGMRGSWARMFTSDAEIVRLTSAALPILGLCELGNCPQTVGCGVLRGSARPSTAANVNLSAFYLVGMPVAVGLGFWVGIGFCGLWIGLLSAQVCCAGLMLYVVGTTDWDLQAKRAQSLTCAGSEITVPDCKVVEEQQPLIIITVPSSRNIFHRFYKKSQSLNSSLVCYVVKRLLN
- the LOC126605954 gene encoding protein DETOXIFICATION 51-like isoform X2, which gives rise to MYNPNPSSTATKTEHHHHQPPQPHFFLDFLSLPEAPKPPPLPHFTSSLAVSDIVAETKSLFQLAFPILLTALILYSRSVVSMLFLGHLGDLELAAGSLAIAFANITGYSVLSGLALGMEPLCSQAFGAQRPKLLSLTLHRSVIFLTLASLPISLLWVSMSVILLYLRQDPDITAVAHTYLIFSLPDLFTNSLIHPIRIYLRAQGITHPLTLASLAGALFHLPMNLLLVTRLQLGVAGVAAASAASNLFVLLALVSYVWATGIHEPTWTKPSRECLTGWKPLLRLAAPSCVSVCLEWWWYEIMIVLCGLLVDPRATVASMGVLIQTTSLIYAFPSSLSFAVSTRVGNELGANRPHKAKLSSAVAVMIAFLMGLSATSLASGMRGSWARMFTSDAEIVRLTSAALPILGLCELGNCPQTVGCGVLRGSARPSTAANVNLSAFYLVGMPVAVGLGFWVGIGFCGLWIGLLSAQVCCAGLMLYVVGTTDWDLQAKRAQSLTCAGSEITVPDCKVVEEQQPLIIITVPSSRDKGVVQ